Below is a window of Ciona intestinalis chromosome 5, KH, whole genome shotgun sequence DNA.
TGAAATCATATGCAGCTTCtaggattttaaaacaatggtaGTGTCATTGCATACCAATAAATCtcatgtaatttaattttatcacatatatagtatatgtTCCATTGTGCGCCTATAGTAAATGTATATCACTGtagatttaataaaatttaggtttactaaattattatacataacataaatttttattttattcatctAATCGAAAACAGCtgtgaatattaaataaaataccaatTAGACTGGAATTAGCCACAAAACACTATTAAAAATGCTATGAATAAAACTTCTCTAGTATTTTTTTTGAGGTTTAAAAACCTGTGTGACTCAAAAAGTGAACTGCTAAAGTTGTGacgcaaaaatataaactattaaTTACCTGCTCTAGCGCCAACTATTGTgacaatttgatttttttccagACGGGAAATGTATTCTAGCGTGAGAACGTCAAAATAAGACTTTGATGTCTTTATCCAAttctataaaaacacaatgaaaTGAATAATTGGTAAGGAAAACATTTCGCATACAACAAATATAGCAGTGAATAATGATGCACGTAACTACTTAGCCAAGTACAAAGCAAACATTAGTGAAAGACTGTCTTTGTTTATTCGTTAAATTATAACNNNNNNNNNNNNNNNNNNNNNNNNNNNNNNNNNNNNNNNNNNNNNNNNNNaattatcagccatacataaaaaaatgaaaaaatccaaaaaataatcacccacaaagtaacatacatggtaactcgtaagctggcacgaggtgataaacccgtgtgataacgactgtcgtttccggccacgcgaggataaagtaagttacattcattcattcagttatGTTGCCTTGttaattttctatatttgaTTTTCCTTTCAATTATTTAGTCATTCGTCAAATTGGATAATTAACAGTTAACCCTTTGGAGTCTTTGTGTGCAATCAAACGGTTAAGCTTTATGTAGTGAGGACATTCACTAAAattatgaattaaatttttaacaataccCTGATCAGTGatcaaagtaaataaaaacagttttatttacctGTTGCTTCATTAATGCAATCAGAGGTTTTGCTTTATTTATGGGTAATTCCaagaattttatttcttttgcaACTAGCTCTAAGTTTTTACCGATGAATTCGTCACATTTTCTTAACACCTCCACAAGTTTGTATCTTTGTGCAAAAGCACGgaaacataaaaagttttcaaCAGTAAGTGCATCATTGAAGAATCTAACACAGTACGCTTTTACatctgaaaaacaaatatttaaaacaatcctAACTAAAATTTGTAACATAAAACCTGCCTTTAAATTGCAAACAGTTTGCAGCCTCATAAAGTTGAAAAACAATCTTATCGCTTATGTTGATcacttgtaaataaataaaagtaatcaACAAATCCAAAATTGAAGCTTTTATTCCTTTAACTTCAATTGTGTTATTAAAACCTTTCTTACACTGaaaaataacacaacataAATGGAACAGTGGATTTCCCACACATACACGAGTAAatgtaacaatttatttaacataagcTATTGAAGTCAGTGTGAaattttctcttccaattcCTGATAATTTTAACTGGATTTATCTCCGCGACGTGCCTTCACCActtaacctctgggttagaggcaggcgcgctaaacaCTCTGCCACGGTGCCGAACatagtaattaaaattaagcAGTACCAAATACCATTTGTATAATAGCAAAACTTCACACCTTAGGCAGTTGCTGTCTAACATAGTACAACAGTCAACAGTGTTAGACAACACATGACATAAGGCATATGCAAGACAACATGCTGGACATCATATCATGACATTTAACATTAATCGAAATTAGCCTTTTACTCACGATAGcgaaatagttttaaatagacGGAGACAGTAAACCacaaaaagaaacaatataaatttttgcTGGTTGCacaatttgtaaaacattattaattttCATTGATTCAAATTTTTTATACCCAAATCAAGTTAATTTAGGTATAAAAGTACCTAAATTAAGTAACATAACTGTTAccaataacaataataaaataaaaaaatgtacaataaagtaaaaactgttataaaagattttaaaataatcataaCGAATTTATGGTTGCAATACATTACCCCAGATGTGAACATTATCTCATAATATTTAGAATATCCAGCAAGAACATTTTTGTGGGCTGAAACTTCTCCATCTTTTAATTTGAATGTAACATCAGTAAACACTTTTCTTTTTCGTAACCTGGAtattatttagtatttaatacaattttaaacctttaaattCACATTGcacaaatactttaaaaactagaaacatatacaaacaaaaacacaaagagGCTTTTACTAAAATAGATTTCAcctgtttaactttgtaagtacACGGCCCTTGTGGTCGCTTTTGTATTGTATTACAGTTTCATTGTTTGAAGCCATTTTTAGTACATTAGATCAATTCGAAACTTTTTGCCAAAacactaaataataaaaccacaaccgaaaatttaacaattttttttgcgaaactGAACTTTTCTTGATGGGGATTCCCGGATAAtaagtatataaaaatgatatctatggtatatagaaaaaaacaaaggttgcagcaaaacaagagagcaatgctttattaaataagatgtttatatattttaaaagcacaCTTTCACATTGTTGTGGGTGCTTGCGACTAACATTCTTCATAAGCATGTCTTGATAACTGGAAAAAGACGTAGCATCtcgtaaattttattaaaacaaagccATCAGATACTAATGGAGTCTGTAATGATACGACATGATATTAAACATCGACTATTTACATTGATAACAGGTTGTCTGTAACTACAACCTGTATACCATAATATGTTTCTGAATTTTCGTGACTTTGTTTATGATATGAGAAACGTTGATTGAAATCATTAGATTAAATCTCACTAGCAACAAAGTTGAACGGGTATGGAAAGAAACCGTTGCCCTTAACTCCGTCATCAATCTCAGGAAGATCTGGTTCGTTCGGATCCGGAAGAAACTCAAACTTCTGAACCATTGAAACCAGGAAGATGAAGATTTCCATTCGAGCAAGTTGTTCTCCCAAGCAATGACGTGGGCCCACCGAGAAAGGTATCACGTGATTCGACTGAACAAAGTTTCCTTTGTCATCGAGGTGACGCTCAGGTTTAAACTTGCTTGGTTCGTCCCACACATCAGGATCGTTGTGCACCGCCCACATATTGGCAAGAATCTAAAATATCGAAACAACATTTcacaaacatacaaaatactatatactatattacaaCGACATTACAATATACCCTATAACAGTACCGTGGTTCCTTTTGGAATAACATAGTTTGCGAAGTTTACGGTTTGTGTTGTCATGTGTTGGACGCCCAAAGGAACGCGAGTGCGAAATCGAAACACCTCTTGTATAAAAGCTGAGGTGAATGGCATTGCTTTGCGATCGCTTATGCTCGGGCGGTTGTTGTTACCTAAAAGAAGTCACCACATGTAGTTATGTGCAACATCCCGTTCAGCGTCAAAAAggatgttaatttaaataaacgagCTTAGAAGCGGACCTAAACGATTGTAGAATAGAGCCGCGTAGGTTAATATGAAGTAGCGCAGGGTAAGATGCCACTATTTCATGATTT
It encodes the following:
- the LOC100175503 gene encoding kelch-like protein 12 isoform X2 codes for the protein MASNNETVIQYKSDHKGRVLTKLNRLRKRKVFTDVTFKLKDGEVSAHKNVLAGYSKYYEIMFTSGCKKGFNNTIEVKGIKASILDLLITFIYLQVINISDKIVFQLYEAANCLQFKDVKAYCVRFFNDALTVENFLCFRAFAQRYKLVEVLRKCDEFIGKNLELVAKEIKFLELPINKAKPLIALMKQQNWIKTSKSYFDVLTLEYISRLEKNQIVTIVGARAEAAYDFMVVGGTYEENLVYIYDVVGKHFREIMSTLYERWGSTSVKIHNHVYTAGGDETNSVECLNLNHFYIGWNKVSFMIEQRWFAASAVLNGGNELNSVERFNMRTHTWSKVSSMKYKRCGACACVVSGKIYVIGGYGDKESKMTIEVYDETSKKWRLESNMETLICFASVVAL